DNA from Lactobacillus sp. ESL0791:
TATTTGATTTGGGGCTGTATAGATTTAGTAAGTGCCAGTTCATGTGAAATGTCCAAACGATATGGGATTGTTTATGTTGATTTGGATGATTACGGTAAAGGAACACTGAAACGTAAGAAGAAAGATTCGTATTATTGGTATAAAAAAGTGGTTGAATCGAATGGCTTAATTTTATAAATCGTTTTCTAATATTTAAAATAATAACCGAGTGGTATAAGAATGGTAAATTTTAAAATAAATTCAAATGTTCAGACTAAATTTTCTCATTATTGGGAATTATGTGTTGGCAGTTCACACGCTTATACTGCTTTACGCGCCGATTATCGTCAACAATTAAAAAAAGTTCATGACGAATTGGGGTTTAAGTATGTTCGCTTTCATGGCATTTTTGACGATGAGATGAGTGTCTGCACTGAAATTTTTGATTTTGGCGGCAAGTCTCACGGTATTGTTTATAATTTTTCTAATATTGATAATATTATCGATTTTCTGCTGAAGATTGGTATGAAACCATTTTTAGAACTCGGCTTTATGCCAAGCTGTATTGCTTCTGACAAAGGGAAAATATTTCCTTATGGCGGAAATAATTCAATGCCTAAATCAGATGAAGAATGGATAGACTTGATCGCTAAATTTACAGATCATATTGTTACGCGGTATGGCGAAAAAGAAGTTGAATCCTGGTTTTTTGAAGTATGGAATGAACCTAACTTACCATTATTTTTTTCTGGAACGCAAAAAGACTACTTTCACTTGTATGAAATAACTGTCAAAACAATAAAGGAAACCGATTCAAAATTAAAAGTTGGCGGTCCGGCAACTTCATTCAATGCTTGGATATCTAAAATGGTAAATTTTTGTGAAAAAAATGATGTTCCACTGGACTTTATTTCCACGCATCACTATCCAACTGATGATCCTTTGTGGAAGAGTGGAATGGGAATAACTGATTTTTTTAAGAATAATTTTGACAATGATATGACTTATCATCGCGGAATTTTGCGTGAAATGGCACAAAAAGTTAAACAAGAAGCCAAAAATTATCCGGTCTATTATACTGAATGGAATGTATCAGCATTTATAGGGGACGTGCTTCATGATGAACCTTATGCCGCAGCCATGGTTGCAAAAACTTTAGCTGATAATGATGGATTGGTCGATGGCTATTCCTTTTGGACTTTTTCAGATATTTTTGAAGAGCAATACCAAAAGCCGAGTGTTTTTCATGGAGGGTTTGGCTTGCAAACTTATCAAGGAATTGAAAAACCAGTCTACCGTATTTTTGAGATTTTCCATCATTTGGGCGATACACGCCTGGCGGTTATAAGTTATAATTCAGGAGCGACTGCTGAACTTTTAGCAATTAAAAAAGGATCAAACTTACAGTTATTAGCGTATAACCATAATGTCCCTAACGAAAAAATTGAGAAACAAAGAATTTTAATTGATGTGGCAAAGCCTAATTTGACAACTGATTGTAGTTTGTTAAGAATTGATGAAGATCATGCCAATGCAAAAAAATATTGGCAAAAATTGGGCGAACCAACATATGTAACGGAAACTCAAGCGAAAAACTTACATTGTGCTTCTGAACTAAAACAAGAAACTTTAAAAATATTAAATGGCAAAATTGAATTGGAAATGCCGATTCATTCTTGTGCTTTCGTAACTATTGAAAATTATTTTGCTTAATCATTGGATTCTGCGATTAATCCTGTTGATAAATATCCTGTGGTGTTATGCTAACAGGATATTTTTTATTCAAGATCAAATATGTAAAAATCTAATTAAAGTAAAGAGGTTACAGAATAAGGTATTAGTTGTTTGTGAAAATTTTGCTGAGGCGTGTGAAGGTTAATTTGACCAGGCAGCAGAAGAAGATAAGTTAATTGAGCTTAGAGCAAGGGTGGGTTTGCATAAATAACTTTTTGGCGAACAGCAAAGCACTAAAACCTTTCATAAGAAAAGAGCGTAAATCGAACTTGTATAATTTTTATGCAAAATCTACGCGTAAAATTTCCTTTACGTTAACTATTTTTAATATTTTTTGTTCGTCTAACCGGAATACAAAACGGTGAGGGGAAAGACGTTTGATAATTTGACCAATATCACTGCTGCCGTCTTGGTATGTCAGTAAAATATATGGTTTGTGTAGAAGGGCGAAGCTTAACTTGGCAAGAATTTTGCTACCGTCTTGGCCGTAAATACTTAACTTGTCTTCGTCGTATGAAAACAGGTAATGGTATAACTTCTTTAATGGTTTGGTGATTGTTGTTGTAAAAGAGTTAAGGTAATTCATGTTTATCCTCGCAATATCGAACGTTTGTTTGAATAAATCCATTATACGAAC
Protein-coding regions in this window:
- a CDS encoding cellulase family glycosylhydrolase, giving the protein MVNFKINSNVQTKFSHYWELCVGSSHAYTALRADYRQQLKKVHDELGFKYVRFHGIFDDEMSVCTEIFDFGGKSHGIVYNFSNIDNIIDFLLKIGMKPFLELGFMPSCIASDKGKIFPYGGNNSMPKSDEEWIDLIAKFTDHIVTRYGEKEVESWFFEVWNEPNLPLFFSGTQKDYFHLYEITVKTIKETDSKLKVGGPATSFNAWISKMVNFCEKNDVPLDFISTHHYPTDDPLWKSGMGITDFFKNNFDNDMTYHRGILREMAQKVKQEAKNYPVYYTEWNVSAFIGDVLHDEPYAAAMVAKTLADNDGLVDGYSFWTFSDIFEEQYQKPSVFHGGFGLQTYQGIEKPVYRIFEIFHHLGDTRLAVISYNSGATAELLAIKKGSNLQLLAYNHNVPNEKIEKQRILIDVAKPNLTTDCSLLRIDEDHANAKKYWQKLGEPTYVTETQAKNLHCASELKQETLKILNGKIELEMPIHSCAFVTIENYFA